One region of Primulina tabacum isolate GXHZ01 chromosome 1, ASM2559414v2, whole genome shotgun sequence genomic DNA includes:
- the LOC142521451 gene encoding uncharacterized protein LOC142521451, whose amino-acid sequence MEDSRTGNGANKKKFTCNKFHWKPEEDVLLTSLVQRFGPSNWELIAKHFPGRTGKSCRLRWVNQLDPEIVKKPFTVEEKRRLLELHQCYGNKWAIISKHLNGRTDNQVKNQYHVIIGSRTIRASSPPSSDNPEDTPKEESMNLSHFENVSSMEPGSQVSNVSYNIDNNSGFDPLSDVTPYRVELPFIDSGPSMYGKDEMWFATSGSNPGMIDPRSFDNANLGYIGSDQNTIWDDEMNSDVSYTELLNLPTVTPPQQGYVKDPQFIDFFGLENP is encoded by the exons ATGGAGGACTCTAGAACAGGGAATGGGGCAAACAAAAAGAAGTTTACATGCAACAAATTTCACTGGAAGCCTGAAGAAGATGTACTGCTGACAAGTCTTGTCCAAAGGTTTGGTCCCAGCAACTGGGAACTCATTGCAAAACACTTCCCAGGAAGAACAG GGAAGAGTTGTCGCTTAAGGTGGGTGAATCAATTGGATCCCGAAATTGTTAAGAAGCCGTTTACTGTAGAGGAGAAGCGAAGGCTTCTTGAACTTCATCAATGCTATGGAAACAAATGGGCAATTATTTCTAAACATTTAAATGGCCGAACAGATAATCAAGTGAAGAATCAGTACCATGTAATTATCGGAAGTCGAACGATTAGAGCCTCTAGCCCACCTTCTAGTGACAACCCAGAAGACACTCCTAAAGAAGAATCTATGAATTTGTCTCACTTTGAGAATGTATCATCAATGGAACCTGGTTCTCAAGTTTCAAATGTTTCCTATAACATAGACAACAACAGTGGCTTTGATCCACTTTCTGATGTTACTCCTTATAGGGTTGAGTTGCCATTTATTGACAGCGGACCTTCTATGTATGGCAAGGATGAAATGTGGTTTGCAACAAGTGGCTCAAATCCGGGCATGATTGATCCTCGTTCTTTTGACAACGCTAATCTAGGATACATCGGTTCTGATCAGAACACAATCTGGGACGATGAGATGAATTCTGATGTTAGCTATACTGAACTCTTGAATCTTCCTACAGTAACTCCTCCCCAGCAAGGATATGTCAAAGATCCTCAATTCATAGACTTTTTTGGGCTTGAAAATCCTTGA